One genomic window of Clostridioides sp. ES-S-0054-01 includes the following:
- a CDS encoding PTS fructose transporter subunit IIB: MKRKIIAVTACATGVAHTYMAAQALKKASKKMGHLIKVETQGATGIDNELTAKDAQIAEVVIFAVDTKVRNAERFEGKEILEVPVNAPIKDAEKVINDALKLIDTK; the protein is encoded by the coding sequence ATGAAAAGAAAAATTATAGCAGTAACAGCATGTGCAACAGGAGTTGCACATACATATATGGCAGCACAAGCATTAAAGAAAGCTTCGAAAAAGATGGGACACCTTATAAAAGTTGAAACACAAGGAGCTACAGGTATCGACAATGAATTAACTGCAAAAGATGCACAAATTGCAGAAGTAGTAATATTTGCAGTAGATACTAAAGTTAGAAATGCTGAACGTTTTGAAGGTAAAGAAATATTGGAAGTACCAGTTAATGCTCCTATAAAGGATGCAGAGAAAGTAATAAATGATGCACTAAAGTTAATTGACACTAAATAA
- a CDS encoding PTS sugar transporter subunit IIA codes for MKISDVLKKEQIVFNLNTITKEETIKKLSSIFVENGIVDNEEEYVKSVLEREEHATTGIGNGIAIPHGKSNAVKKSSIIFAKTKNKIEWDALDEKPVDNIFLLAISNIDKDSNHLVLLSKLATKLMDDDNVDALKLANSAQEIINIFNEGEM; via the coding sequence GTGAAAATATCAGATGTATTGAAAAAAGAACAAATTGTTTTTAATCTTAATACAATTACAAAGGAAGAAACAATAAAAAAATTAAGTAGTATATTTGTTGAAAATGGGATTGTGGATAATGAAGAAGAATATGTTAAGTCTGTTTTAGAAAGAGAAGAACATGCAACTACAGGTATTGGTAATGGTATTGCTATTCCACATGGAAAAAGCAATGCTGTCAAGAAATCTTCTATCATATTTGCAAAAACTAAAAATAAGATTGAGTGGGATGCTTTAGATGAAAAACCAGTAGATAATATTTTTTTACTGGCTATAAGTAATATTGATAAGGATAGTAATCATCTTGTATTATTATCTAAACTGGCAACTAAGCTTATGGATGATGATAATGTGGATGCACTAAAATTAGCTAATTCAGCACAAGAAATAATTAATATATTTAATGAAGGAGAGATGTAG
- a CDS encoding transcription antiterminator codes for MLTDMIQNREIKIIKFLLKEGHTTVKAIADDLDVSEKTVSKSLKEVQVVLKKIGLSLVRKPKVGVYIDGDLKKILPYLDNKGSQIPTTRQERVIYIYSVLLKSNDYITIQQLSDELYISRGTIERDLAEVEKLLKNEGISIYKKPSKGIKLNISERDKRQLTAKFIHKFWSRNWYIKQEQESFYQAFEKIQADVNGIFSEDDLSIIIDILRNFSREREFEFSDYEFQSLVIHLAIAVERIRRGEYIEESLHTGNIENNQMLNTNYLATQLEEKFSILLPKSEIGYINLHLVAANQHRDTTELKNTSVNPYETNTNNISNLREIIKNTLYETAYDKDLIDGLTTHVHSSINRLTYGLSIKNPYVNTIKQNFSLSFEQALDLKKVIEFIYDIRINDDECAYIALHFEAFRERIKEFPQSIRVILVCSTGLGSSRLLSARIKKYFPRIKIEKILSVQELVSSKIDADLVISTIYLELENIPTIVVSPILNESDIRTLERNIQNISRNTYKKYKSFKNLIFEENILLNMEVSNYEDAIKCITGNLVKKGFAKEGIAESAIERERLSYTSFQSIATPHASPSYIKKSNISVATLKNPIIWGSENVEVIFFISLENDKNLELDEIYEVFYDFIDNKKNINDILSATSPKEVYDLLMEENI; via the coding sequence ATGTTAACTGATATGATTCAAAATCGTGAAATTAAAATAATAAAGTTTTTATTAAAAGAAGGTCATACAACTGTAAAAGCAATAGCAGATGATTTAGATGTTTCAGAAAAAACAGTTTCAAAATCTCTTAAAGAAGTACAAGTAGTGCTTAAAAAGATAGGTCTTTCTTTAGTGAGAAAACCTAAGGTAGGTGTTTATATTGATGGAGATTTAAAAAAAATACTTCCTTACCTAGATAATAAAGGAAGTCAAATTCCTACAACCAGACAGGAGAGGGTTATTTATATATATTCAGTACTGTTAAAAAGTAATGATTATATTACTATACAACAACTTTCTGACGAACTATATATAAGTCGTGGAACTATTGAAAGAGATTTAGCCGAAGTTGAAAAACTGCTAAAAAATGAAGGAATTTCCATATATAAAAAACCTAGTAAGGGAATAAAGTTAAATATAAGTGAAAGAGATAAAAGGCAACTTACTGCTAAGTTTATACATAAATTTTGGAGTAGAAACTGGTATATTAAGCAAGAGCAAGAAAGCTTTTATCAAGCATTTGAAAAGATACAAGCAGATGTAAATGGTATTTTTTCTGAAGATGATTTATCTATAATTATAGATATTCTTAGGAACTTCAGTAGAGAAAGAGAATTTGAGTTTTCTGATTATGAATTTCAGTCATTGGTTATTCATCTAGCCATAGCAGTAGAGAGAATTAGAAGAGGTGAATATATAGAAGAAAGTTTGCATACTGGGAATATAGAAAATAATCAAATGTTAAATACCAATTATTTAGCAACACAACTAGAGGAGAAGTTTTCTATATTATTGCCAAAATCTGAAATTGGATATATAAATCTACATTTAGTAGCAGCTAACCAACATAGAGATACTACTGAATTAAAAAATACTTCAGTTAATCCTTATGAGACAAATACAAATAATATCTCAAATCTTCGAGAAATTATTAAAAATACATTGTATGAGACAGCCTATGACAAGGATTTGATTGATGGATTGACTACGCATGTCCATTCATCAATAAATAGATTGACATATGGGCTTAGTATTAAAAATCCATATGTAAATACAATTAAACAAAACTTTTCTTTATCATTTGAACAAGCTTTAGATTTAAAGAAAGTAATTGAGTTTATATATGATATTAGGATAAATGATGATGAATGTGCTTATATAGCACTGCATTTTGAAGCTTTTAGGGAAAGAATAAAAGAATTTCCACAAAGTATTAGAGTAATTTTGGTGTGTAGTACAGGACTAGGTTCATCTAGATTATTATCTGCAAGAATAAAAAAATATTTCCCTAGGATAAAAATTGAAAAAATACTTTCTGTGCAAGAATTAGTATCCAGTAAAATTGATGCAGACTTAGTAATAAGTACTATTTATTTAGAGTTAGAAAATATTCCAACAATAGTAGTTAGCCCTATTTTAAACGAAAGTGATATAAGAACATTAGAAAGGAATATACAGAATATTTCAAGAAATACTTATAAGAAATATAAATCTTTCAAAAATTTAATATTTGAAGAAAACATTTTATTAAATATGGAAGTTTCAAATTATGAAGATGCAATTAAATGTATAACAGGTAACTTGGTAAAAAAAGGTTTTGCAAAAGAAGGTATAGCTGAAAGTGCAATTGAGAGAGAACGTTTATCTTATACATCTTTTCAATCAATAGCTACACCTCATGCTAGTCCTAGCTATATTAAAAAATCTAATATATCTGTTGCAACTTTAAAAAATCCTATTATATGGGGAAGTGAAAATGTAGAAGTTATTTTCTTTATTTCATTAGAAAATGACAAAAACTTAGAGCTTGATGAAATATATGAAGTTTTTTATGATTTCATTGACAATAAAAAAAATATAAATGACATATTAAGTGCAACTTCACCAAAAGAAGTGTACGATTTGCTAATGGAGGAGAATATATAG
- a CDS encoding sugar uptake protein, giving the protein MLTIIISLLPVMGWGLMPIVANLKKSSPYEQLLGTSISAFIFSTIIILVIHPEITFFSFYISMISGIFWSLGQLMQFKAIQISSVSKVMPISNGSQLTFTTLLAVILFNEWTSSKMFLIGSLSIFCIIIGILLTNYQTKKSADNNMLKCVGIVLLSSLFLSLYVITNQIFSIEGYRIILPQSVGMLITSFIIVKYFSKEIVYKKNVLFNLVTGILWSIANLGMFITTNVLGVTISFSISQSCVIVATLGGIILFKEKKNKKEWLAIFIGIILIMSGVLMLSIIK; this is encoded by the coding sequence ATGCTAACAATAATTATTTCTTTACTTCCTGTAATGGGATGGGGATTAATGCCCATAGTTGCAAATCTAAAGAAGAGTTCTCCTTATGAACAACTTTTAGGTACCTCCATAAGTGCGTTTATATTTTCCACTATAATAATTTTGGTTATACATCCTGAAATTACATTTTTTTCATTTTATATAAGTATGATTTCTGGGATATTCTGGAGTTTAGGTCAACTGATGCAGTTTAAAGCAATCCAAATTTCTAGTGTATCTAAGGTAATGCCGATTTCAAATGGTTCACAATTAACTTTTACAACATTATTAGCTGTAATCTTATTTAATGAGTGGACTAGTTCTAAAATGTTCTTGATTGGTTCTTTATCGATATTTTGTATAATAATTGGTATACTTCTTACAAATTATCAAACTAAAAAATCTGCCGATAACAATATGTTAAAATGTGTCGGAATTGTATTATTATCCTCTTTATTTTTATCATTATATGTTATAACTAATCAAATATTTTCAATCGAAGGATACAGAATTATATTACCACAATCTGTTGGTATGTTGATAACTTCATTTATTATTGTTAAGTATTTTTCTAAAGAGATTGTATATAAAAAAAATGTTTTATTCAATTTAGTTACTGGAATATTGTGGTCAATAGCAAATTTAGGTATGTTTATAACGACTAATGTATTGGGAGTTACAATAAGTTTTTCTATTTCTCAAAGCTGTGTAATAGTAGCTACTTTAGGGGGGATTATATTATTTAAAGAGAAGAAGAATAAAAAAGAATGGCTTGCTATTTTTATTGGCATAATATTAATCATGTCTGGTGTCCTTATGTTGAGTATTATAAAATAG
- a CDS encoding C_GCAxxG_C_C family protein translates to MKTKEEYLKEVRTISEEYFRKGEFFCSEAVLQTINDALGQPLSPEITKLASGFPIGIGKSQCLCGAISGGEMALGIVYGRVHGETMNPKMFEYAKDLHDYIKKEYGATCCRVITKKWDGDNFMSPERKEHCIKITGQVTEWVADKLIEDEKLNIK, encoded by the coding sequence ATGAAAACAAAGGAAGAATATTTAAAAGAGGTTAGAACAATATCAGAAGAATACTTTAGAAAGGGAGAGTTTTTTTGTTCTGAAGCAGTTCTTCAAACGATAAATGATGCTTTAGGACAACCTTTGAGTCCAGAGATAACTAAGTTAGCATCAGGATTTCCAATAGGGATTGGAAAATCACAATGTCTTTGTGGAGCAATATCTGGAGGTGAAATGGCCTTAGGTATTGTATATGGAAGAGTTCATGGTGAAACTATGAATCCAAAGATGTTTGAATATGCTAAGGATTTACACGATTATATTAAAAAGGAATATGGTGCAACATGTTGTAGAGTTATTACAAAGAAGTGGGATGGTGATAACTTTATGTCTCCTGAAAGGAAAGAACATTGTATTAAAATAACAGGTCAAGTTACAGAATGGGTTGCAGATAAACTTATAGAAGATGAAAAACTTAATATTAAATAG